The following proteins are encoded in a genomic region of Streptomyces gobiensis:
- a CDS encoding helix-turn-helix domain-containing protein: protein MKALGYQRATEREENPKSPVAAAVPIDRARRHLFAALTGDPGAPELSLAELARAARWPLPETVRAVVLGSPGEAAQLAAALGDTLVSLADGETCLIVPEQGDDTRGTLEGVLRGRTAAIGHPVPLSDTVSSLRWARRLLALTPAISGLDTQVVFVDDHLTMLLLLQDESLTRALSSRWLKPLDELTPRQSERLEVTLLAWLEGGGAPEAARTLQVHPQTVRYRLRQIEKLFGSALRDPRTRFELEMTLRGRRLLAQARRRQTRACRRTRTVTAAVSPLGVAREARVNGL from the coding sequence TTGAAAGCACTCGGCTACCAGCGGGCAACGGAGCGCGAGGAGAACCCGAAATCGCCCGTTGCCGCCGCGGTCCCCATTGACCGCGCACGCCGGCACCTCTTCGCGGCCCTCACCGGTGACCCCGGTGCCCCCGAGCTCTCCCTGGCCGAACTCGCCCGCGCCGCCCGGTGGCCGCTGCCCGAGACGGTGCGGGCCGTCGTTCTCGGCTCACCGGGCGAGGCCGCCCAGCTGGCGGCCGCGCTCGGAGACACCCTGGTCAGCCTGGCCGATGGCGAGACCTGCCTGATCGTCCCGGAACAGGGTGACGACACCCGTGGCACCCTGGAAGGTGTTCTGCGCGGCCGGACCGCCGCGATAGGCCACCCCGTACCGCTCAGTGACACCGTCTCCTCACTGCGTTGGGCGCGCCGCCTGCTCGCTCTCACCCCCGCGATCAGCGGCCTCGACACCCAGGTGGTCTTCGTTGACGACCACCTCACGATGCTTCTGCTGCTGCAGGATGAGTCCCTCACCCGGGCGCTGTCCTCCCGTTGGCTGAAGCCGCTGGATGAGCTGACACCGCGACAGAGCGAACGGCTCGAAGTGACCTTGCTGGCCTGGCTGGAGGGCGGGGGAGCCCCGGAGGCGGCCCGGACCCTGCAGGTGCATCCGCAGACCGTCCGGTACCGGCTGCGGCAGATCGAGAAGCTCTTCGGCTCCGCGTTAAGGGATCCACGCACCCGGTTTGAGCTGGAGATGACCCTGCGCGGCAGGCGGTTGCTGGCCCAGGCGCGGCGTCGCCAGACCAGGGCGTGCCGCAGGACCCGGACCGTCACAGCGGCTGTCAGCCCGCTGGGCGTCGCCAGGGAAGCCCGCGTGAACGGTCTCTGA